The following coding sequences lie in one Leucobacter allii genomic window:
- a CDS encoding helix-turn-helix transcriptional regulator, whose product MATIALRPGALDRVQAYSNITDDGAFARAIGVSPSTLHRAKTGQGESPRLIAGMAKAFGFSLGEIAIAVEEPESAESAQQHEAVAS is encoded by the coding sequence ATGGCGACCATCGCTTTGAGGCCCGGGGCGCTCGACCGAGTGCAGGCCTACTCCAACATCACCGACGACGGCGCCTTCGCTCGAGCGATCGGCGTCTCACCTTCCACCCTGCACCGCGCGAAGACTGGGCAAGGCGAGTCTCCTCGACTGATCGCGGGGATGGCGAAGGCGTTCGGATTCTCGCTTGGCGAGATCGCGATCGCGGTCGAAGAGCCTGAGTCCGCCGAGTCCGCGCAGCAGCACGAGGCGGTGGCGTCGTGA
- a CDS encoding helix-turn-helix domain-containing protein: MTEMNDWFAATAGSVSLNEVSKRSGIPIASLHRYTQNGSFTAEAVVKIARAFDASIPDALVAQGIVTHSELSSLSISGTLADATDQQLLDEISRRLAAVPEGESDVFDSVPSGKGGTVHYPDFTREPVEDELAAASERIDDPNDSDEHFLN, translated from the coding sequence ATGACCGAAATGAACGACTGGTTCGCAGCAACGGCGGGCTCTGTCTCGCTGAACGAAGTGTCAAAGCGCAGCGGGATCCCGATCGCATCGCTGCATCGGTACACGCAGAACGGGAGCTTCACTGCCGAAGCGGTGGTCAAGATCGCGCGCGCCTTTGACGCCTCGATTCCGGACGCGCTCGTTGCGCAAGGGATCGTGACCCATTCGGAGCTCTCATCCCTGTCGATTTCAGGGACTCTGGCGGACGCGACCGATCAGCAGTTGTTGGACGAGATCTCCCGCCGACTCGCTGCCGTTCCCGAGGGGGAGTCGGACGTCTTCGATAGCGTCCCCAGTGGCAAGGGAGGCACCGTGCACTATCCCGACTTCACCCGCGAGCCTGTCGAGGACGAGCTGGCGGCCGCGTCGGAGCGGATCGACGATCCGAACGACTCAGACGAGCATTTTCTTAACTAA
- a CDS encoding DUF4352 domain-containing protein, with protein sequence MAMKIPSAIALTALLGLGVITGCASSEPKESPAPEVEAVEEEPVAEPTDTPPMSERGNLIKKLGETAGVVYNDDDVNDVELVIKSIVVDAPCTAEYALPSERGHFIRVDMDVVTTPNYPNTVLAQSNGSWKWIDANGTTANSDPATGTGYSCLADGERLPDRIGAGERVTGSVVLDVPTTEGTLVLSLDGGTGWEWVVPATE encoded by the coding sequence ATGGCTATGAAAATCCCATCCGCGATTGCACTCACTGCTTTGCTTGGACTGGGGGTAATCACCGGGTGCGCCAGTAGCGAGCCGAAGGAATCGCCGGCACCCGAAGTGGAAGCGGTCGAGGAGGAGCCAGTGGCAGAGCCTACTGACACGCCGCCGATGAGCGAGCGGGGAAACCTCATCAAGAAGCTCGGAGAGACCGCTGGCGTGGTCTACAACGATGATGATGTGAACGACGTTGAGCTCGTGATCAAATCCATCGTCGTTGACGCACCTTGCACCGCGGAGTATGCGCTCCCGTCTGAGCGAGGGCACTTCATCCGTGTCGATATGGATGTCGTCACGACCCCGAACTATCCGAACACTGTTCTGGCCCAGTCGAACGGCAGTTGGAAGTGGATCGACGCGAACGGCACCACCGCCAATAGCGATCCTGCAACCGGGACAGGGTACAGCTGCCTCGCTGATGGCGAGAGGCTGCCCGACAGAATCGGCGCCGGCGAGAGGGTGACAGGGTCCGTGGTGCTCGACGTCCCCACAACTGAAGGGACGCTCGTCCTTAGCCTTGACGGCGGGACCGGATGGGAATGGGTCGTCCCCGCGACGGAGTGA
- a CDS encoding ImmA/IrrE family metallo-endopeptidase, with protein sequence MQQLFDLADAGNISVEFRPLAQRNGEYRDDLKRIRLREDMPPRLMRFTFAHELGHAAFRDVPSMFGPENARQERRADEWAALRLIELDAYREFEALREGHVPAIAHDLGVVTRCVEAYQRLLERIGDTVYLDPHMGAGQWLAKVEAA encoded by the coding sequence ATGCAGCAACTCTTCGATCTCGCGGATGCGGGGAATATCTCCGTCGAGTTCCGCCCCCTTGCCCAGCGCAACGGCGAGTACCGTGATGACCTGAAACGCATCCGCCTTCGCGAGGACATGCCCCCGCGTCTGATGCGGTTCACGTTCGCGCACGAGCTCGGCCACGCAGCCTTCCGTGACGTGCCGTCGATGTTCGGTCCGGAGAATGCCCGCCAGGAGAGGCGCGCCGACGAGTGGGCCGCGCTCCGCCTCATCGAACTCGACGCCTACCGTGAGTTCGAGGCGCTCCGAGAAGGCCATGTGCCGGCGATCGCGCACGACCTCGGTGTTGTCACGCGCTGTGTTGAGGCGTACCAGCGTCTCCTCGAGCGCATCGGAGACACCGTGTACCTCGACCCGCACATGGGTGCAGGGCAGTGGCTCGCGAAGGTCGAGGCCGCCTAG
- a CDS encoding tyrosine-type recombinase/integrase encodes MARAWITDLWVKDAHALMPDGAKVRISPSAAELKNLRTLPEHFRTARYGKGSRWRVGWYEPDGGERGRLYGSKADAEAYLAELEDNIRMGKYAPPEKTEQRFKELADTWMKSKRRPKAVSIDAYRTDLAVHILPKWAETPINRISREAIDAWIDDLVTGTAPRTYTGRSEGREIKGLAPSRVRDIVGRTFTSVLRYAHDEGWMPRNPMRHVELPRVAPASELAILDYVEVERLAAACAKVSGEHRDRALIHVLASSGPRIGEATAFQVRDVQPLARRATVQRTWTTEGGRRVIGPPKTWETRSIPVHGYALEELTPLMEDEPGEQWLFRVKRGGGAVDQRNWRRNVWVPALRLAGLEDERDLTPHKLRHTAASAAIAAGADPLVVQKMLGHKTPKETMRTYAHLWHDRLDEVIDAVSEHREKALAKATETAGLLEAA; translated from the coding sequence ATGGCTAGGGCCTGGATCACCGACCTCTGGGTCAAGGACGCACACGCCCTCATGCCCGACGGCGCCAAGGTCCGCATCTCGCCCAGCGCCGCCGAGCTCAAGAACCTGCGCACCCTCCCCGAGCACTTCCGCACCGCACGCTACGGCAAAGGTTCCCGATGGCGTGTCGGATGGTACGAGCCCGACGGTGGTGAACGCGGGCGCCTCTACGGCAGCAAGGCCGATGCAGAGGCCTACCTCGCAGAGCTCGAGGACAACATTCGGATGGGGAAGTATGCACCCCCAGAGAAGACCGAGCAGCGCTTCAAGGAACTCGCCGATACGTGGATGAAGTCGAAGCGACGCCCGAAAGCTGTTTCGATCGACGCGTACCGCACCGATCTCGCCGTGCACATCCTCCCGAAGTGGGCCGAGACCCCGATCAACCGGATCAGTCGGGAAGCGATCGACGCCTGGATCGACGACCTGGTTACCGGCACCGCGCCACGCACCTACACGGGACGATCAGAGGGGCGAGAGATCAAAGGCCTTGCGCCCTCTCGGGTGCGGGACATCGTCGGCCGAACCTTCACCAGCGTTCTTCGCTACGCGCACGACGAAGGCTGGATGCCGAGGAATCCGATGCGGCACGTCGAACTCCCACGGGTGGCACCCGCGTCCGAGCTCGCGATTCTCGACTACGTGGAGGTGGAGCGTCTCGCCGCGGCTTGCGCGAAGGTCTCGGGCGAGCATCGCGATCGTGCCCTCATCCACGTTCTCGCATCGTCAGGCCCCCGCATCGGCGAAGCGACCGCGTTTCAGGTTCGCGACGTACAGCCGCTCGCGCGACGGGCGACAGTGCAACGCACATGGACGACCGAGGGTGGTCGCAGAGTAATCGGCCCGCCGAAGACGTGGGAGACGCGCTCCATCCCAGTTCATGGGTACGCGCTCGAGGAGCTCACCCCGCTCATGGAAGACGAGCCGGGGGAGCAGTGGCTGTTCCGTGTGAAGCGCGGCGGCGGAGCCGTGGATCAGCGCAACTGGCGCCGAAACGTCTGGGTCCCGGCGCTGAGGCTCGCGGGGCTTGAGGACGAGCGTGACCTCACTCCTCACAAGCTTCGCCACACTGCAGCTTCTGCTGCGATCGCGGCCGGCGCGGATCCACTCGTCGTGCAGAAGATGCTCGGCCACAAGACGCCGAAGGAGACGATGCGCACCTATGCGCACCTCTGGCACGACCGTCTCGACGAGGTCATTGACGCCGTTTCGGAGCACCGCGAGAAGGCGTTGGCGAAGGCCACCGAGACTGCAGGCCTTCTGGAGGCGGCGTAG
- a CDS encoding alanine racemase encodes MLLDLSAPEIIAASRAEPWRDAERYWGALDRATRDRPAPVVALSVDALRRNADDLVRRAGGLPIRVASKSVRVRGVLDAVLALPGFRGVLAYTLAEALWLAETVEDVVVGYPTADRAALARLGGDPQAAARVTLMIDDAAQLDLVDAAAAPSTRSAPIRVCLDLDASWRSPGLGHIGVRRSPLHAPGELRALAETVQARPGFALVGIMAYEAQIAGVADAAGAVNGRLMRAVQRRSGAELAERRRAAVAAVREIAALEFVNGGGTGSVERTAAEPAVTEVAAGSGLYGPLLFDRYRDFDVAPALGFALDVVRRPDTERATLLGGGWIASGPPGADRAPRPVRPAGLAFEPREGAGEVQTPVRGTAAAELRPGDRVWFRHAKAGEPLEHVGEIVPVLVGAPEGDGPVALDPLPSYRGEGRCFL; translated from the coding sequence ATGCTCCTCGACCTCAGCGCGCCCGAGATCATCGCGGCCTCCCGCGCGGAGCCGTGGCGGGACGCCGAGCGCTACTGGGGCGCGCTCGACCGAGCGACCCGGGATCGCCCGGCGCCCGTCGTCGCGCTGAGCGTCGACGCCCTGCGGCGCAACGCCGACGATCTCGTGCGGCGAGCGGGCGGCCTGCCGATCCGCGTCGCGAGCAAGTCGGTGCGCGTCCGCGGCGTGCTCGACGCCGTGCTCGCCCTCCCCGGTTTCCGGGGCGTGCTCGCCTACACCCTCGCCGAGGCGCTCTGGCTCGCGGAGACCGTCGAGGACGTCGTCGTCGGGTATCCGACGGCGGATCGGGCCGCGCTCGCGCGCCTGGGCGGCGACCCGCAGGCGGCCGCCCGGGTGACGCTCATGATCGACGATGCGGCGCAGCTCGACCTCGTCGACGCCGCCGCCGCGCCGAGCACCCGCAGCGCACCGATCCGCGTCTGCCTCGATCTCGACGCCTCCTGGCGGAGCCCGGGCCTCGGCCACATCGGGGTCCGCCGCTCTCCGCTGCACGCGCCCGGCGAGCTGCGCGCGCTCGCAGAGACGGTGCAGGCGCGCCCGGGCTTCGCCCTCGTCGGGATCATGGCCTACGAGGCGCAGATCGCGGGGGTGGCCGATGCGGCGGGCGCCGTGAACGGCCGGCTCATGCGCGCGGTGCAGCGGCGCAGCGGCGCGGAGCTCGCCGAGCGGCGCCGTGCCGCGGTGGCCGCGGTGCGGGAGATCGCCGCGCTCGAGTTCGTCAACGGCGGCGGCACCGGATCGGTGGAGCGCACCGCGGCGGAGCCCGCCGTGACGGAGGTCGCCGCGGGAAGCGGACTGTACGGCCCGCTGCTCTTCGACCGCTACCGGGACTTCGACGTCGCCCCGGCGCTCGGCTTCGCCCTCGACGTCGTCCGCCGGCCGGACACGGAGCGCGCGACGCTGCTCGGCGGCGGCTGGATCGCCTCGGGGCCGCCGGGGGCGGACCGCGCGCCGCGCCCCGTGCGGCCCGCCGGGCTGGCCTTCGAGCCCCGGGAAGGCGCGGGCGAGGTGCAGACCCCGGTGCGCGGCACGGCGGCCGCCGAGCTGCGGCCGGGGGACCGCGTCTGGTTCCGCCACGCGAAGGCGGGCGAGCCGCTCGAGCACGTCGGGGAGATCGTGCCGGTGCTCGTCGGAGCGCCCGAGGGGGACGGGCCCGTCGCCCTCGACCCCCTCCCCAGCTATCGAGGAGAAGGACGGTGCTTCCTGTGA
- a CDS encoding D-arabinono-1,4-lactone oxidase, whose amino-acid sequence MSHPTRRPPRPAPRPWSNWAGTERSLPALAIAPRSEAQIVRAVQRARETGRTLKPIGASHSFTAIGATDGIRLDPDGLSGLVSADVPRGRVTLLGGTRLWQLPAILEPLGLALPNMGDIDRQTIAGATQTGTHGTGLGLGGLATAVVGARIVTGTGEVLDLGETPVGGSPAGGSPADATDAAGGSPADATDAAGLLPAVALGLGALGVIVSLTLQCVPRFRLHAEEAPAPLEAVLDGFAERSRAADHFEFFWFPHTASARTKTNTRLPFDAPGAPLAPAARFLDEELANNLAFGVCAALGSALPAATPAVNRLIAGTSSRRAYTDESHRVFVTRRRVRFREMEYGVPLEAVPEAIRELRTMIERRGHRVSFPIEVRAAAADELLLSTAHGRETGYIAVHRFHRDRDRSYFRDAEAILAAHDGRPHWGKMHTRTAAELAAVHPGFERFAAARDRLDPERVFANPYLRRVLGA is encoded by the coding sequence GTGAGCCATCCGACCCGGCGCCCCCCGCGGCCGGCGCCGCGCCCCTGGAGCAACTGGGCCGGCACCGAGCGGAGCCTGCCCGCGCTCGCGATCGCCCCGCGCAGCGAGGCGCAGATCGTCCGCGCCGTGCAGCGCGCCCGCGAGACGGGTCGCACGCTGAAGCCGATCGGCGCCTCGCACAGCTTCACCGCCATTGGCGCGACCGACGGGATCCGGCTCGACCCCGACGGCCTGAGCGGGCTCGTCTCGGCCGATGTCCCGCGCGGCCGGGTGACGCTGCTCGGCGGCACGCGGCTGTGGCAGCTCCCCGCGATCCTGGAGCCGCTCGGCCTGGCGCTGCCGAACATGGGGGACATCGACCGGCAGACGATCGCGGGGGCCACGCAGACGGGGACGCACGGGACGGGCCTCGGCCTCGGCGGGCTCGCGACGGCGGTCGTCGGCGCGCGGATCGTCACCGGGACCGGCGAGGTCCTCGACCTCGGCGAGACGCCCGTCGGGGGATCGCCCGCCGGGGGATCGCCCGCCGATGCGACGGACGCCGCCGGGGGATCGCCCGCCGATGCGACGGACGCCGCCGGGCTGCTGCCGGCCGTGGCCCTCGGTCTCGGCGCGCTCGGCGTGATCGTGTCGCTCACCCTGCAGTGCGTGCCGCGCTTCCGCCTGCACGCCGAGGAGGCGCCCGCCCCGCTCGAGGCGGTGCTCGACGGCTTCGCGGAGCGCAGCCGCGCGGCCGATCACTTCGAGTTCTTCTGGTTCCCGCACACCGCGAGCGCCCGGACGAAGACGAACACCCGCCTCCCGTTCGACGCGCCAGGCGCGCCGCTCGCCCCGGCCGCCCGATTCCTCGACGAGGAGCTCGCGAACAACCTCGCCTTCGGCGTCTGCGCCGCGCTCGGCAGCGCCCTTCCCGCCGCGACGCCGGCCGTGAACCGCCTCATCGCCGGGACCTCGAGCCGGCGCGCCTACACCGACGAGTCCCATCGCGTCTTCGTCACGCGGCGGCGCGTGCGCTTCCGCGAGATGGAGTACGGGGTGCCCCTCGAGGCCGTCCCCGAGGCGATCCGCGAGCTGCGCACCATGATCGAGCGCCGCGGGCACCGGGTCTCCTTCCCGATCGAGGTGCGCGCCGCCGCCGCCGACGAGCTGCTGCTGTCCACCGCCCACGGGCGGGAGACCGGGTACATCGCGGTGCACCGCTTCCACCGCGACCGGGATCGGAGCTACTTCCGCGACGCCGAGGCGATCCTCGCCGCCCACGACGGGCGCCCGCACTGGGGCAAGATGCACACCCGCACGGCCGCGGAGCTGGCGGCCGTGCACCCCGGCTTCGAGAGATTCGCGGCGGCGCGCGACCGCCTCGATCCCGAGCGCGTCTTCGCGAACCCGTACCTGCGCCGCGTGCTCGGCGCGTAG
- a CDS encoding LemA family protein — MSGGLIALLIAAGVLVILVGYVWITYNSLVTLRVRVDEAWSDITVQLKRRADLIPALVESVKGYAAHEKSVFDSVTQARAETISAQGPAEASVAEGHMQQALKSIFAVAEAYPQLQASQNFLQLQSELVDTENKVQAARRFYNGGVREYNTKIQVFPNTIFARGMGFAERDFFEVDDIASISEPPRIQF; from the coding sequence ATGTCTGGTGGATTGATTGCGCTGCTCATCGCGGCCGGGGTGCTGGTCATCCTCGTCGGATACGTCTGGATCACCTACAACTCGCTCGTCACGCTCCGCGTGCGCGTCGACGAGGCGTGGAGCGACATCACCGTGCAGCTCAAGCGGCGCGCCGACCTCATCCCGGCGCTCGTCGAGTCGGTCAAGGGCTACGCCGCCCACGAGAAGAGCGTGTTCGACTCCGTCACGCAGGCGCGCGCGGAGACCATCTCGGCCCAGGGGCCCGCCGAGGCCTCCGTCGCCGAGGGGCACATGCAGCAGGCGCTCAAGAGCATCTTCGCGGTCGCGGAGGCCTATCCCCAGCTGCAGGCGAGCCAGAACTTCCTCCAGCTGCAGAGCGAGCTCGTCGACACCGAGAACAAGGTGCAGGCGGCCCGCCGCTTCTACAACGGCGGCGTGCGCGAGTACAACACGAAGATCCAGGTGTTCCCCAACACGATCTTCGCGCGCGGCATGGGCTTCGCGGAGCGCGACTTCTTCGAGGTCGACGACATCGCGTCGATCTCGGAGCCGCCGCGCATCCAGTTCTGA
- a CDS encoding M48 family metalloprotease yields the protein MYRAIRRNKLNSVLIILLFLGIVGGLGWLAATIYRSPGIVITVVAVSIGYAVFQYFMAGRQAISMSGAQRITEADHPRLYRIVENLAITTGTPMPEVYLVHDPAPNAFATGRDPEHAMVAATTGLLEIMTDAELEGVMAHELGHVRNYDIRVSMIVYGLVVAVGMIADVLVRMAFFGRSNNNANPIVMIFGLVAMLVAPLVATMVQLAVSRQREYLADATGALTTRHPEALASALHKLSTFGQPLQKQQSSMAHLWIADPLKPGMVQRLFATHPPIPDRIRRLLDMGGKF from the coding sequence GTGTACCGCGCGATCCGCCGCAACAAGCTCAACAGCGTCCTGATCATCCTGCTGTTCCTCGGGATCGTGGGCGGACTGGGGTGGCTGGCGGCCACCATCTACCGCTCGCCCGGCATCGTCATCACCGTCGTCGCCGTCTCGATCGGCTACGCCGTCTTCCAGTACTTCATGGCCGGCCGGCAGGCGATCTCCATGAGCGGCGCGCAGCGGATCACCGAGGCCGACCATCCGAGGCTCTACCGGATCGTCGAGAACCTGGCCATCACGACCGGCACGCCGATGCCGGAGGTGTACCTCGTGCACGACCCGGCGCCGAACGCCTTCGCGACCGGGCGCGACCCCGAGCACGCGATGGTCGCCGCGACCACGGGCCTGCTCGAGATCATGACGGACGCGGAGCTCGAGGGCGTGATGGCCCACGAGCTCGGACACGTGCGCAACTACGACATCCGGGTGTCCATGATCGTCTACGGACTGGTGGTCGCCGTCGGCATGATCGCGGATGTGCTCGTGCGCATGGCGTTCTTCGGCAGGAGCAACAACAACGCCAACCCGATCGTCATGATCTTCGGGCTCGTCGCGATGCTCGTCGCGCCGCTCGTCGCGACCATGGTGCAACTCGCCGTCTCGCGGCAGCGCGAGTACCTCGCGGACGCGACGGGCGCGCTCACGACGCGGCACCCGGAAGCGCTCGCGAGCGCGCTGCACAAGCTCTCCACCTTCGGTCAGCCGCTGCAGAAGCAGCAGTCGAGCATGGCGCACCTGTGGATCGCCGACCCGTTGAAGCCCGGCATGGTGCAGCGCCTGTTCGCGACCCACCCGCCCATCCCCGATCGGATCCGCCGCCTGCTCGACATGGGCGGGAAGTTCTGA
- a CDS encoding MFS transporter has product MFRSLSVRDYRIWFGGALVSNIGAWMQSTTQNWVVLTELTENNAAAVGVTMALQFGPQLLLVPFSGAVADRFDRRRVLLVTQSLLMLLAAGLGLLLITGAAELWHLYAFALGLGLVNAFDTTSRQAFVSDLVGPAQLSNAVALNSASFNSARLIGPAVAGVLIAVVGSGWVFLINAASFLAVLAALLLISARKPPEPAGVPRESQLRQLSAGVRYVRRRHDLLVIFVMVFLVGAFSMNFPVISSTMAVEFGRGASDYGLLSSILAIGSLSGALLAARRPSARMRVVIVAVGGIGLVSLLAALMPSFWTFAATLVCFGLAISTMLTTANGFVQTTSDPAVRGRVLALYMAILMGGTPIGAPLVGLAADALGPRSTLVISAIAGLLAFGIGLAWLFVERGLRFHRGGGLRVTVTHAGRPGRGDDPGRQTETLTAPISVLRRGGPAIGAGESVPQEGSTASATGAIRIDDLDAEAPPETSQDPGAGAPHGDDPAEPGAPGDGGRRMR; this is encoded by the coding sequence ATGTTCCGCTCCCTGTCGGTGCGCGATTACCGCATCTGGTTCGGCGGGGCGCTCGTCTCCAACATCGGCGCCTGGATGCAGTCGACGACGCAGAACTGGGTCGTGCTCACGGAGCTGACCGAGAACAACGCCGCCGCCGTCGGCGTGACGATGGCGCTCCAGTTCGGGCCGCAGCTGCTGCTCGTGCCGTTCAGCGGCGCGGTCGCCGATCGCTTCGACCGGCGCAGGGTGCTGCTGGTCACCCAGAGCCTGCTCATGCTGCTCGCCGCCGGACTCGGCCTCCTGCTCATCACCGGCGCGGCGGAGCTGTGGCACCTGTACGCCTTCGCGCTCGGACTCGGCCTCGTCAACGCCTTCGACACCACCTCGCGGCAGGCCTTCGTCTCCGACCTCGTCGGGCCGGCCCAGCTCTCCAACGCGGTCGCGCTGAACTCCGCCTCCTTCAACTCCGCGCGGCTCATCGGCCCGGCGGTGGCGGGCGTGCTCATCGCCGTGGTCGGCTCCGGATGGGTGTTCCTCATCAACGCCGCGTCGTTCCTCGCGGTGCTCGCGGCGCTGCTGCTCATCTCGGCGCGAAAGCCGCCGGAGCCCGCGGGAGTCCCCCGCGAGTCGCAGCTGCGGCAGCTCTCCGCCGGCGTGCGCTACGTGCGTCGGCGGCACGATCTGCTCGTCATCTTCGTCATGGTGTTCCTCGTGGGCGCGTTCAGCATGAACTTCCCGGTGATCTCCTCGACGATGGCCGTCGAGTTCGGCCGCGGCGCGAGCGACTACGGACTGCTCTCCTCGATCCTCGCGATCGGGTCCCTCTCGGGCGCGCTGCTGGCGGCGCGGCGCCCCTCCGCGCGCATGCGCGTGGTGATCGTCGCGGTCGGCGGGATCGGGCTCGTGAGCCTGCTGGCGGCGCTGATGCCGAGCTTCTGGACGTTCGCGGCGACCCTCGTCTGCTTCGGGCTCGCGATCTCGACCATGCTGACGACGGCGAACGGCTTCGTGCAGACGACGTCCGACCCGGCGGTCCGGGGTCGGGTGCTCGCGCTCTACATGGCGATCCTCATGGGAGGAACGCCGATCGGCGCGCCGCTCGTGGGTCTCGCGGCCGACGCGCTCGGGCCGCGGTCGACGCTCGTGATCAGCGCGATCGCGGGGCTCCTCGCCTTCGGGATCGGCCTCGCCTGGCTGTTCGTGGAACGCGGACTGCGCTTCCACCGCGGCGGGGGCCTCCGCGTCACGGTGACGCACGCGGGTCGACCGGGCCGCGGCGACGATCCGGGACGGCAGACCGAGACCCTGACGGCGCCGATCTCGGTGCTGCGCCGCGGGGGGCCGGCGATCGGCGCCGGCGAGTCGGTGCCGCAGGAGGGATCGACGGCATCGGCGACCGGAGCGATCCGCATTGACGACCTCGACGCGGAGGCGCCCCCGGAGACGTCGCAGGATCCCGGTGCCGGAGCCCCGCACGGAGACGATCCTGCGGAGCCGGGCGCCCCGGGAGACGGCGGCCGCAGAATGCGCTGA
- a CDS encoding aspartate ammonia-lyase, with amino-acid sequence MSDFLSAQTRTETDSIGSVEIPASAYWGVHTARAHENFPIARRPISVYPDFIRAFACVKQAAARANLEIGALDEQRATLIDRACEEIKTGMLHDQFVVGVIQGGAGTSTNMNANEVITNRALELAGHAKGDYAFINPNDHTNHSQSTNDTYPTAIKIALAFSLGSLLDELGLLAESFAAKGREFSHIIKVGRTQLQDAVPMTLGQEFNAFAVTLREDIERLREAVSLLREVNMGATAIGTGINAPRGYKEAVVKHLREITELELVTAGDLVESTSDTGVFITFSGALKRSALKLSKISNDLRLLSSGPQAGLGEITLPARQAGSSIMPGKVNPVIPEAVTQVAYSVAGADVTVSMAVEAGQLQLNAFEPVIAHSLFQSITWLERACRTLRVNCVDGIAANEARLEDTVSRSVTVITALAPVIGYAEAAKLAKEALATNAKVSELVTSRGLLDQAQLDEILKPSKLAGLAPETDVIDVITDAAVTLPETSPDAPSATAGDAQ; translated from the coding sequence GTGAGTGATTTCCTCTCAGCCCAGACGCGAACCGAAACGGACTCGATCGGCAGCGTGGAGATCCCCGCTTCCGCGTACTGGGGCGTGCACACGGCCCGGGCGCACGAGAACTTCCCGATCGCACGCCGGCCCATCTCCGTGTACCCGGACTTCATCCGCGCCTTCGCGTGCGTGAAGCAGGCCGCCGCGCGGGCGAACCTCGAGATCGGCGCGCTCGACGAGCAGCGCGCGACGCTCATCGATCGCGCCTGCGAGGAGATCAAGACGGGCATGCTCCACGACCAGTTCGTGGTCGGCGTCATCCAGGGCGGCGCGGGCACCTCGACGAATATGAACGCGAACGAGGTCATCACCAACCGCGCGCTCGAGCTCGCGGGGCACGCCAAGGGCGACTACGCCTTCATCAACCCGAACGATCACACGAACCACAGCCAGTCGACCAACGACACCTACCCGACGGCCATCAAGATCGCGCTCGCCTTCTCGCTGGGCAGCCTGCTCGACGAGCTCGGGCTGCTCGCGGAGTCCTTCGCCGCGAAGGGCCGCGAGTTCTCGCACATCATCAAGGTCGGCCGCACGCAGCTGCAGGACGCGGTGCCGATGACCCTCGGCCAGGAGTTCAACGCCTTCGCCGTCACGCTGCGCGAGGACATCGAGCGGCTGCGCGAGGCCGTCTCGCTGCTGCGCGAGGTCAACATGGGCGCCACCGCAATCGGCACCGGCATCAACGCCCCGCGCGGCTACAAGGAGGCCGTCGTCAAGCACCTCCGCGAGATCACCGAGCTCGAGCTCGTGACCGCGGGCGACCTCGTGGAGTCCACGAGCGATACCGGGGTCTTCATCACGTTCTCCGGCGCCCTCAAGCGCAGCGCGCTCAAGCTCTCCAAGATCTCGAACGACCTCCGGCTGCTCTCCTCCGGCCCGCAGGCCGGGCTCGGCGAGATCACGCTGCCGGCGCGCCAGGCCGGCTCCTCGATCATGCCGGGCAAGGTGAACCCGGTCATCCCCGAGGCCGTCACCCAGGTCGCCTACTCGGTCGCGGGGGCGGACGTCACCGTGTCGATGGCCGTGGAGGCCGGGCAGCTGCAGCTCAACGCCTTCGAGCCGGTCATCGCCCACTCGCTCTTCCAGTCCATCACCTGGCTCGAGCGCGCCTGCCGGACGCTGCGCGTGAACTGCGTCGACGGCATCGCCGCGAACGAGGCGCGCCTCGAGGACACCGTCTCCCGCTCGGTGACCGTCATCACGGCGCTCGCTCCGGTCATCGGCTACGCGGAGGCCGCGAAGCTCGCGAAGGAGGCGCTCGCCACCAACGCGAAGGTCTCCGAGCTCGTGACCTCGCGGGGCCTCCTCGACCAGGCGCAGCTCGACGAGATCCTGAAGCCCTCGAAGCTCGCGGGTCTCGCCCCCGAGACCGACGTGATCGACGTCATCACGGACGCCGCGGTGACGCTCCCCGAGACGTCGCCGGACGCCCCGTCCGCGACGGCCGGCGACGCTCAGTAG